The sequence TGCAACTGGTAAATTTATTTTGTTTGCAGGATCTGCTTTGGAAAGGATTGCTACTGAGGCAGATTTAAAAGACAGGAAGGCGCAAGCTCCTTCACAAGGGATCAATCACTTTAAAATTGCGCTCGATAATAATATTGCATGGGGCAGCGGAAGATTACAGTTGAATGTAGGCTTTCAGCGCAATCAGCGAAAAGAATTTGGAGACCCTGAAGCCCCTGGTATTCCTGAATTGTACTTTGATTTAAAAACAGTAAACTATAATGTGCAATATCATTTTGCTGAGAAGAATGGTTGGAAAACTAGTATGGGGATCAATGGTATGCAACAGCAAAATCAAAACAAAGCAGACGAAGTTTTGATTCCGGAATACAGGTTATTTGATGCAGGCGCATTTGTGTATACTCGCAAAACTTTCAATGAAAAATTGACATTGAGTGGAGGTGTGAGAGCCGATTACAGAAAGCTGAATGCAGATGGTTTTACTGAAGGAACTGAAGTAAAGTTTGAGCGCTTTAGCAGAAACTTCAATAATATGAGTGGTTCAGTCGGCCTTAGCTATAATGCCTCTGAGAATGTAACATTGAAGGCCAATGTATCTAGAGGATACAGGGCTCCATCAGTAACAGAATTAGCGAGTAACGGGGCTCATGAAGGAACCAATCGATATGAATACGGTGATAAGGATTTAAAAAATGAAACATCTTTTCAAGTAGATGCAGGCGTTGAAGTAAGAACACAGCACTTTAGTTTTCAAGTAAGTGCTTTCTACAATAGTATTAGCAATTATATATTCTACTCTAAGTTGAATAGTGTATTGGGTGGCGATTCATTGGTAAATAAAGATGGAGAAGATTTGATGGCGTTCCGATTCAAACAAAGTGCAGCCCGCTTATATGGATTTGAATCTAAAATTGATATCCATCCGCACCCATTAGATTGGTTACACTTAGCAAGTAGTTTTTCTGTAGTTGCCGGAAGATTTAATGAAAGTTTTGAAGGGGTGAATCGTTTGCCCTTTATTCCCCCAGCAAGATGGACAACTGAGTTGAGGGGTGATTTTGCAAAAGCTGCAAACGGTTCTTTAAAAAACTTCTACTTGAAATTAGAATTAGATAGAGTATTTGCACAGAATAATATTTTCTCTGCATACAATACAGAAACAGTTACACCAGCTTTTAGCTTATTAAATTTTGGAATTGGCGCAGATGTACAGCGCAAGGGAAAAACCTTGTTTACCATTCACGCAGCAGCGAATAATATTGCAGATGTTGCGTATCAAAACCATTTAAGCAGATTAAAATATACCTCTGAAAATATGGTTACGGGTCGTATGGGAGTATTTAATATGGGTCGAAATTTTACCCTCCGATTGCATGTTCCTTTAGAATGGAAACTAAAATAGTTTCATTTGGTTTGTTTAGATTTAGAAGATGCGCACCCCGAAGGGGTGCGTTTTTTTATCTAAATGGACTTTCAAGAATCCAATTTGAACCATCGCTAAAAACAACTAGTGAGAAATTAGCATCAAATGAAAATGCACCCCAGCCAAAACCACTTATTGTCTGAGAACTTGTAGTTAATATATTCCCTTTGATGTCAACAGATGGGCTAGTTCTATTTGCTATCACATATCGTTGCCCGGCTCTTGTTGTTGCATCGGGTAATGTGATTTGAGCAGTGCTACTAGTAACTTTTAAATAATAATGGTTATCGCCTAGAGTAATATCTCCTGTTATTGTATTATAAGCAAATTTGGCACCAGTGCCATTTATTCTTCCACCAGCCGTAATTGATCCTGTTGCTGTTAAAGCACCTGTAGCATTGACCAAAACATTAGAAGTTCCTCCAATCAAAACTGAATTAATAGTATTATTTGTTGCATCACTTCCAATTGCAACACTGTTTTGTTGACTTGCTGTTGCATTTTTTCCAATAGCGATTCCGTTTTCTCCTGATGATGTAGTATTGTCTCCTATTGCAATAGTATATACGTTTGTGGTTGTTGCAGGTGAACCAATCGATATGGAATTTAAAGAATTAGCTGATGCTGTATTGCCAATCACAATTCCATTAATATTGCTTGCTGAAGAATTTCGTCCAATTGCAACAGAGTTATTACCTGTTACAGTGGCATTAATTCCAACGGCAACAGCCTCTTGAGCGCTGGTAGTAACATCTGCACGAAATCCAATTCCAACATTTCCATTGTTTGTTGTGCTTCTTAATGCTTCCCAGCCAACTGCTGTATTATTAGATGTTGTAGTATTCGCACTTAAACTATTTTGTCCTACAGCTGTGTTTGCATTTCCTGTCGTATTTGCAGTTAATGCAAAATGTCCAATTCCTGTATTGTTTGAACCACCATTTGCAAAAAGGGCCGACTTTCCAACAGCTGTATTGTTAGATGTTGTAGTATTTGAATTCAAGGCAGCTTGGCCTACAGCTGTATTGCTAGTTCCGGTACTATTAAATGTCAATGCTCCTTGTCCAATCCCTGTATTATTATCGCCACTTAGATTTGCTGATAGTGCCCCTTGACCTATACCAGTATTATCTAAACCAGAGTTATTTGAGGTTAAAGCTAGAGCGCCAAATGCTGAGTTTCTTAAACCGCTATTTGTATTTGCTTTTAAAGCTTGTGAACCAAATGCAGTAATATAGCTTGAATTATTAGTGGTTGAATTTGTTTCAAATCCAAAACTAGTATTTCCAACATTCGCATCAGGATGTATTTGTCCTGAAAATGTATTATTCACTCTAAATCTCAAAGCAACAGCATCTGTCGTTCCTAGAAAATTATTTGAAACGTTAAGTCCGGAGTTGCCTACAATATTCCAACTGGATGTTGAAGTAGCAATGCTATTAGCTGAATACCATTGGGATGCTGAAGTGGCGTAGAATTCTGCATACGAGTTCGCAGGAACGCTAGAGAATGCAGCGTTTGTACCTAATGTATTTATTTGTGCACTTGAAGCTGGATAAACATTTATAGGGTTTGCACCTCTATTGATAATGGTTACTTGCCTTCCAGACTGTGCAACTGGTAAAGTAACAGCTGATGATGCAGCTGCAGTTGTTATAACATTTATATCGTTAGTAAGATTGAGACTTCCTTGGCTATTTGCTCCTGCTGTTAGCCCTGTTGGAGTGTTTGTGTAATAAATGGCTGGTGTATTTATAGTTGGTGAATTAAGAGTTAGTCCGGCAACAGTTGTAGTTGTACTACCTAACGATATGCTTGTTGATCCTAAAGTAAATGAGCCATTACTTGTCAGTTTTGCATTAC is a genomic window of Sediminibacterium sp. TEGAF015 containing:
- a CDS encoding TonB-dependent receptor, which produces MKSLVLSLFLCSWITAAAFANGSIRGKVTDASNGKSLVGASVYLHELRTGTVTGADGMYQTAEIPSGTYLMEVSFMGYSTYFKTVRVDKTQEINIVLKPSVVEHEAVTVTGVASAIRLSQNPQAISVVKKTDLQRSSGTNIIDALSRIVPGVGALSTGPAVSKPIIRGLGYNRVITINDGVRQEGQQWGDEHGIEIDEASVQRVEVLKGPASLLYGSDGMGGVINIISNVPVERGIMKANYHVATNSNNGLISNHLNWSGHTMNGFNWNLYGSFKNAHAYQNKYDGRVLGSQFNERNFGGYIGVNKKWGYSHLLVSNFNQNFGMIEGDRDDATGKFILFAGSALERIATEADLKDRKAQAPSQGINHFKIALDNNIAWGSGRLQLNVGFQRNQRKEFGDPEAPGIPELYFDLKTVNYNVQYHFAEKNGWKTSMGINGMQQQNQNKADEVLIPEYRLFDAGAFVYTRKTFNEKLTLSGGVRADYRKLNADGFTEGTEVKFERFSRNFNNMSGSVGLSYNASENVTLKANVSRGYRAPSVTELASNGAHEGTNRYEYGDKDLKNETSFQVDAGVEVRTQHFSFQVSAFYNSISNYIFYSKLNSVLGGDSLVNKDGEDLMAFRFKQSAARLYGFESKIDIHPHPLDWLHLASSFSVVAGRFNESFEGVNRLPFIPPARWTTELRGDFAKAANGSLKNFYLKLELDRVFAQNNIFSAYNTETVTPAFSLLNFGIGADVQRKGKTLFTIHAAANNIADVAYQNHLSRLKYTSENMVTGRMGVFNMGRNFTLRLHVPLEWKLK
- a CDS encoding beta strand repeat-containing protein gives rise to the protein MGTDVSGTLLASNFGQLTGDVINAPGSYATTIANDAITSAKIADGAVSNAKLTSNGSFTLGSTSISLGSTTTTVAGLTLNSPTINTPAIYYTNTPTGLTAGANSQGSLNLTNDINVITTAAASSAVTLPVAQSGRQVTIINRGANPINVYPASSAQINTLGTNAAFSSVPANSYAEFYATSASQWYSANSIATSTSSWNIVGNSGLNVSNNFLGTTDAVALRFRVNNTFSGQIHPDANVGNTSFGFETNSTTNNSSYITAFGSQALKANTNSGLRNSAFGALALTSNNSGLDNTGIGQGALSANLSGDNNTGIGQGALTFNSTGTSNTAVGQAALNSNTTTSNNTAVGKSALFANGGSNNTGIGHFALTANTTGNANTAVGQNSLSANTTTSNNTAVGWEALRSTTNNGNVGIGFRADVTTSAQEAVAVGINATVTGNNSVAIGRNSSASNINGIVIGNTASANSLNSISIGSPATTTNVYTIAIGDNTTSSGENGIAIGKNATASQQNSVAIGSDATNNTINSVLIGGTSNVLVNATGALTATGSITAGGRINGTGAKFAYNTITGDITLGDNHYYLKVTSSTAQITLPDATTRAGQRYVIANRTSPSVDIKGNILTTSSQTISGFGWGAFSFDANFSLVVFSDGSNWILESPFR